A DNA window from Legionella sp. MW5194 contains the following coding sequences:
- a CDS encoding DUF5617 domain-containing protein, whose translation MPFPKESAQQINNTRNNWFDVPGNVADDYDDDKGAQPFWQFRVAIKPGRENAIKAAQALGALQQFNTNYHPECKIFIPDDNSRLETWDPTIRGGDRDQRGKEICVYMEYSKVAKRPQYYSDSGYPNQDYLKKLMLDIWQALDKAGVELAYVSPGPGEKEILVEDGTLTPFSYSSFKPYKGRHGLLNSNTYNPNEFLDPLEGVSFSAKDLKKQDITPLKAGCSAKRLCYQRQHYAEGLVEADKDLNAPFKEDKTYVSVVTDLKRLMVIKDDDDLVAEIEGLIKLMRDPDNASLFHEPFAAIGTPGQSIFTNAGEMLKRQPAQARSVLTSLISAIADEKKQAVDEMCKVLPSSSKVTREELEKQFDLNPKAFHRLYQRYAFLAQEKQTIAQEHQHLNQLIPQSYPTSYYELDKDDTLVAARNLLNDYTKSNSGLGRAFTFHWARHHTAEINQVVEDIDKGAIKDMDSLIDRLKSIELVNPKGSLSRRIDLIVCRHVDTQCQADFKEEEQQNLKVEL comes from the coding sequence ATGCCTTTTCCAAAAGAATCAGCACAGCAAATTAACAACACGCGTAATAATTGGTTTGATGTACCAGGGAATGTAGCCGATGATTATGATGACGATAAAGGCGCTCAGCCTTTTTGGCAGTTTCGTGTGGCCATCAAGCCTGGCCGTGAGAATGCAATCAAGGCCGCTCAGGCGTTGGGTGCACTTCAGCAGTTTAACACGAATTACCATCCAGAATGCAAAATATTCATTCCTGATGACAATAGCAGACTTGAAACATGGGACCCAACCATCCGAGGAGGCGACCGGGATCAACGGGGTAAAGAAATCTGCGTTTATATGGAGTATTCAAAGGTTGCAAAGCGACCTCAATATTACTCTGACAGTGGGTATCCCAATCAGGATTATTTAAAAAAACTGATGCTGGACATCTGGCAGGCATTGGATAAAGCAGGTGTGGAGTTGGCTTATGTCTCTCCTGGCCCAGGAGAAAAAGAGATCCTGGTCGAGGATGGCACATTAACCCCATTCTCTTACAGTAGCTTTAAACCTTACAAAGGCCGGCATGGACTTTTAAATTCAAATACCTACAATCCCAACGAATTTCTTGATCCATTGGAAGGGGTGAGCTTTAGTGCCAAGGATTTAAAGAAACAGGACATTACCCCATTAAAAGCCGGATGCAGCGCAAAACGTCTGTGCTATCAACGACAACATTATGCAGAAGGATTGGTCGAGGCCGATAAGGATTTGAATGCCCCTTTTAAAGAGGATAAAACCTATGTGTCGGTAGTCACTGACTTGAAAAGACTAATGGTGATTAAGGATGATGATGATCTTGTGGCGGAGATTGAAGGCCTTATCAAATTAATGAGAGATCCAGACAATGCCTCCCTTTTCCATGAGCCTTTTGCCGCTATAGGAACGCCAGGACAGTCCATTTTTACAAACGCCGGGGAAATGTTGAAGCGTCAGCCTGCTCAGGCAAGATCGGTTTTAACCTCCTTAATATCAGCGATTGCTGATGAAAAAAAGCAGGCTGTTGATGAGATGTGCAAGGTGTTGCCATCTTCTTCAAAGGTAACCCGGGAAGAGCTGGAAAAACAGTTTGACCTTAATCCGAAAGCTTTTCATCGCCTTTATCAACGCTACGCATTCCTGGCCCAGGAAAAACAGACGATTGCACAGGAACACCAGCATCTTAATCAGTTAATTCCTCAAAGCTATCCAACCTCTTATTATGAACTGGATAAGGACGATACTTTGGTTGCCGCCAGAAATCTGCTCAACGATTACACCAAGAGCAATTCAGGGCTTGGTCGAGCGTTTACTTTTCATTGGGCGCGGCATCATACGGCTGAAATCAATCAGGTTGTTGAAGACATTGACAAGGGAGCGATTAAGGACATGGATTCGTTAATTGATAGGTTAAAGAGCATTGAACTGGTTAACCCCAAAGGGTCACTGTCAAGACGTATTGATTTGATTGTTTGTCGGCATGTTGATACGCAATGTCAGGCTGATTTCAAGGAAGAAGAACAACAAAACCTGAAGGTGGAGCTTTGA
- the cysZ gene encoding sulfate transporter CysZ, protein MGNFIQGMLYFIAGFRRLSTPGLRRFVILPILFNILLFAGLFYLLYHYLLPYADYYLDKLPSWLSFLSTVFFILVVVSFFLLFLMLFTALCNLIAAPFNGLLAEKAQTHFLQSELPSQPFMVMAWRSIKRQGQFLRYFLPRFLLTVALFFVPFIQPVYPFIWFTFNAWMLSMQYQDFVMDNNLFTFNAMRQRLQHNRMKSLGFGLMINVFNFIPLLNVVTMPSAVIGGVLLYGEEQADMHKRINKKPA, encoded by the coding sequence ATGGGCAATTTCATTCAGGGCATGCTGTATTTCATTGCGGGCTTCAGACGGCTATCGACCCCGGGTTTGCGGCGCTTTGTTATCCTGCCGATTCTGTTTAACATCCTCTTGTTTGCCGGCTTGTTTTATCTTCTTTATCATTATCTTCTTCCCTATGCCGACTACTACCTGGACAAACTGCCTTCCTGGTTGAGCTTTTTAAGCACTGTGTTTTTTATTCTGGTGGTGGTGAGCTTTTTTTTGCTGTTTTTGATGCTGTTTACCGCCCTTTGCAACCTGATTGCAGCCCCTTTTAATGGCTTATTAGCCGAAAAAGCACAGACGCATTTTCTCCAAAGCGAACTCCCTTCTCAGCCTTTTATGGTTATGGCCTGGCGCAGCATCAAACGGCAGGGGCAGTTTCTACGTTATTTCCTGCCCCGCTTTCTGTTAACCGTGGCGCTTTTCTTCGTGCCTTTTATCCAGCCTGTTTATCCGTTCATCTGGTTTACCTTCAATGCGTGGATGCTCAGCATGCAGTATCAGGATTTTGTCATGGATAATAATCTGTTCACCTTTAATGCCATGAGGCAGCGTTTACAGCACAATCGCATGAAATCACTGGGCTTTGGTTTGATGATCAATGTCTTTAATTTCATTCCCTTGTTAAATGTAGTGACCATGCCCTCGGCAGTGATAGGCGGAGTGTTACTGTATGGTGAAGAACAGGCGGATATGCACAAACGCATCAATAAAAAACCCGCCTGA
- a CDS encoding murein hydrolase activator EnvC — protein MSIRINSTGGRLAIALLALLPVFSSTAENARVTQTKSRLKQLDNQINKLKQTLATAHDKRGTLTRELEGTEKQIGENVRHLRSIQNNMASKQQRIHALQTHVNELNKQLAVQQQLLAQHVRTRYKMGEYQPLKWLLNQDDPYTVSRLLTFYQYLVHSRQAMIDEIASTKKNLTINQDNLKTELAEQESLQHKLHAHQQQLEQNKRYHTEVIRTINHDIQSKQHTLTEYQRNKDNLSRLLKTLATESIARPKQPFTVMRHKLPRPVQVARNAVQRLNQGVTFFAGEGTPVHAVYPGKIVFSDWLNGYGLLMIIDHGQGFMTLYAHNQSLFKHKGTYVMQGETIAAVGHSGGLKQNGLYFEVRQRGKAVPPLDWLS, from the coding sequence ATGTCAATTCGCATTAATTCAACAGGTGGTCGCCTTGCCATTGCCTTACTGGCGTTATTGCCTGTTTTCTCAAGCACGGCGGAAAACGCGCGCGTGACTCAAACCAAATCCCGGCTCAAGCAGCTGGATAATCAAATCAATAAGCTTAAACAAACCTTAGCCACCGCCCACGACAAACGCGGCACATTAACCCGGGAACTGGAAGGCACCGAAAAACAAATCGGCGAAAACGTCAGGCACCTTCGCAGCATTCAGAATAACATGGCCAGTAAACAACAGCGCATCCATGCCTTGCAGACGCATGTGAATGAATTGAATAAACAGTTGGCCGTCCAACAGCAACTTCTGGCTCAACATGTTCGCACACGATACAAAATGGGAGAATATCAGCCCCTTAAATGGCTTTTAAATCAGGATGACCCCTATACCGTCAGCCGCTTGCTGACCTTTTATCAGTACCTGGTCCATTCGCGCCAGGCCATGATTGATGAAATCGCTTCCACCAAGAAAAACCTGACCATCAATCAGGATAATTTAAAAACCGAACTGGCTGAACAGGAATCACTTCAACATAAACTGCATGCGCATCAGCAACAACTTGAGCAGAACAAACGCTATCATACGGAAGTAATCCGCACCATCAACCACGACATTCAAAGCAAACAACACACACTCACCGAATACCAGCGCAACAAGGACAATCTCTCACGCCTATTGAAAACCCTCGCCACGGAAAGCATTGCCCGCCCCAAACAACCCTTTACTGTTATGCGGCATAAATTGCCGAGGCCAGTACAGGTTGCCCGCAATGCGGTGCAACGTCTCAATCAGGGGGTGACATTTTTTGCCGGCGAAGGGACCCCGGTTCATGCCGTTTATCCCGGCAAAATTGTTTTCAGCGACTGGCTGAACGGCTATGGCCTGCTCATGATCATTGACCATGGCCAGGGCTTTATGACCCTTTACGCGCATAACCAATCCCTGTTTAAACACAAGGGTACATACGTCATGCAGGGAGAGACCATTGCTGCCGTTGGCCACAGCGGCGGACTAAAGCAAAACGGACTATACTTCGAGGTAAGGCAACGTGGTAAAGCTGTTCCTCCGCTTGATTGGCTCTCATAA
- a CDS encoding S41 family peptidase, translating to MRGNLLSGALLTLVTTAFLPLPGFAATEEEPNKRIPLEDVQRFSNAIGQIKKYYVKPVDDKELFDNAIRGMLSGLDPHSTYLDEDSFKELQTSTSGEFGGLGIEVTMEDGIVKVVTPLVDTPAFKAGIKAGDYIIKLGAKSVQGITLQDAVNMMRGKEGTTIDLTILRKGVNKPLTFSLIREKILIKSVKSKLLDDSYGYVRLTQFQAMTAQDMEKAIAQLKQQSGGKLKGLILDLRNNPGGLLDSAIQVSDAFIDNDKKGSEEMIVYTQGRLPGSKFTALANPGDILQNAPLIVLINNGSASASEIVAGALKDNKRAIIVGTRSFGKGSVQTVLPLDEKRAIKLTTALYYTPSGVSIQAKGITPDIIIEEIAVPKSGKTKDLTSFSEAELNGHLLNQNNNSSEKVDNSHKDDQTLLYEDYQLYAALTILKGLAVAKN from the coding sequence ATGCGTGGCAACCTGTTATCTGGTGCATTACTTACATTAGTCACAACAGCTTTTCTGCCTTTACCCGGATTCGCCGCAACGGAGGAGGAACCGAACAAGCGAATTCCACTGGAAGATGTGCAACGTTTTTCCAACGCCATTGGCCAAATCAAAAAATATTATGTGAAGCCGGTGGATGACAAGGAATTATTTGATAATGCCATCCGCGGAATGTTAAGCGGGCTTGATCCCCATTCCACCTACCTGGATGAAGACTCCTTCAAAGAATTACAGACATCAACCAGCGGCGAATTTGGCGGTCTTGGAATTGAAGTCACCATGGAAGACGGCATTGTCAAAGTGGTTACACCCCTGGTGGACACCCCGGCATTTAAAGCCGGCATCAAGGCAGGGGATTACATCATTAAACTGGGCGCCAAATCCGTGCAGGGTATCACCCTTCAGGATGCAGTGAACATGATGCGCGGTAAGGAAGGAACAACCATTGATTTGACCATTCTGCGTAAAGGTGTGAACAAACCGCTTACTTTCTCGTTGATTCGCGAAAAAATTCTCATCAAGAGTGTTAAAAGTAAATTGCTGGATGACAGCTATGGCTATGTGCGCTTAACCCAATTCCAGGCCATGACCGCTCAGGACATGGAAAAAGCCATTGCCCAGTTAAAGCAGCAATCCGGCGGTAAACTCAAAGGCTTGATTCTTGACCTGCGCAACAACCCCGGTGGTTTACTGGATTCAGCGATCCAGGTCTCCGATGCCTTCATTGATAATGACAAGAAAGGCAGCGAAGAAATGATCGTCTACACGCAAGGCAGACTGCCCGGCTCCAAGTTCACGGCCCTCGCCAATCCCGGCGATATTTTGCAGAATGCACCGCTGATCGTGCTCATCAATAATGGCTCGGCCTCTGCTTCAGAAATTGTGGCCGGTGCGTTGAAGGATAACAAGCGCGCGATCATTGTCGGCACACGAAGCTTTGGTAAGGGATCGGTGCAAACAGTGTTGCCTCTGGACGAAAAACGGGCCATTAAATTAACCACCGCCCTTTATTACACACCATCCGGGGTGTCTATCCAGGCGAAAGGCATTACGCCCGACATTATTATTGAAGAAATTGCTGTGCCCAAATCCGGTAAAACCAAGGATTTAACCAGCTTCAGCGAAGCGGAACTGAACGGGCATCTGCTGAATCAAAATAATAATTCCAGTGAAAAAGTTGATAATTCCCACAAGGATGATCAAACCCTGTTGTATGAAGATTATCAACTGTACGCGGCTTTAACGATTCTTAAAGGGTTGGCTGTCGCTAAAAATTAA